A single window of Candidatus Binatia bacterium DNA harbors:
- a CDS encoding glucose 1-dehydrogenase gives MKAITVSPTSRTISLQDIAEPASRLGPGQVRVRILDVGICGTDREICCFDYGQPPEGCEHLVIGHESLGEVVETAPDVTTVDAGDLVVPTVRRPCHHEECAACTSSRQDFCYTGDFVERGIKQAHGYMTELVVDHERYMNVLPKSLRDVGVLVEPLTIAEKALEQIWQVQQRLPWACPVVPGTKGGNCHRAVVLGAGPVGLLGAMALAANDFDTFVYSREPHGSAKSRLVESFGAHYISAADTPVKDLGKQVGNIDVIYEAAGASSVAFDAMGSLGTNGIFVFTGVPGRKGPIPVDTDVLMRSLVLKNQVVFGTVNAGKTSFEHAVSDLARFCELWPGAVHSLISSRRRVDDYREPLLGKPDGIKNVLTFG, from the coding sequence GAGCCGGCCAGTCGGCTCGGGCCGGGCCAGGTGCGCGTTCGCATCCTGGACGTCGGCATCTGCGGCACGGATCGCGAAATCTGCTGCTTCGACTACGGGCAGCCGCCGGAGGGCTGCGAGCACCTGGTGATCGGTCACGAATCCCTCGGCGAGGTCGTCGAGACTGCTCCCGACGTGACGACGGTGGACGCGGGCGACCTCGTCGTGCCGACGGTGCGCCGGCCCTGTCATCACGAGGAATGCGCAGCCTGCACCAGCTCGCGCCAGGACTTCTGCTATACCGGCGACTTCGTCGAGCGCGGCATCAAGCAGGCGCACGGCTACATGACCGAGCTCGTCGTCGATCACGAGCGGTACATGAACGTGCTGCCGAAGAGCCTGCGCGACGTCGGCGTGCTGGTCGAGCCGCTGACGATCGCCGAGAAGGCGCTCGAGCAGATCTGGCAGGTGCAGCAGCGCCTGCCGTGGGCCTGCCCGGTAGTGCCGGGCACCAAAGGCGGCAATTGCCATCGCGCCGTCGTGCTCGGAGCGGGGCCGGTAGGGCTGCTCGGCGCGATGGCGCTGGCGGCCAACGACTTCGATACGTTCGTCTACTCGCGCGAGCCGCACGGATCGGCCAAATCGCGTCTGGTCGAAAGCTTCGGCGCGCACTACATCTCGGCCGCGGACACGCCGGTCAAGGACCTCGGCAAGCAGGTCGGCAATATCGACGTGATCTACGAGGCGGCCGGCGCTTCCAGCGTGGCCTTCGACGCGATGGGCTCGCTCGGCACCAACGGCATTTTCGTGTTTACCGGAGTGCCCGGCCGCAAGGGTCCGATCCCGGTCGATACCGATGTGCTGATGCGCAGTCTCGTGCTGAAAAACCAGGTCGTATTCGGCACGGTCAATGCTGGAAAAACTTCGTTCGAACACGCGGTCAGCGACCTCGCCCGCTTCTGCGAGCTGTGGCCGGGTGCGGTCCATTCCCTGATCTCGTCGCGACGACGCGTCGATGACTACCGCGAGCCTCTGCTCGGCAAGCCCGACGGCATCAAGAATGTCCTCACGTTCGGCTGA
- a CDS encoding glucosidase: MQTQKTRSDSNDTGKGARRASRGDGKASVSPKSAPKAEAERARLADDAARTRNWKRWGPYLSERQWGTVREDYSPWGSCWDYFPHDHARSRAYRWGEDGLLGISDREGRLCFALALWNGNDPILKERLFGLTGPEGNHGEDVKECYYYLDSTPTHSFLEALYKYPQAAFPYGRLVEENRRRGKNDGEFELADTGVFDEHRYFDVRVEYAKASPDDIAIRVTIANRGPEPATIDVLPSLWFRNTWSWGRHGEGYWPKPAIEREDGRFVAEHASLGRFVLQGAPVAGKAPELLLTDNETNSQKLFGSPGPAHAKDAFHDYVIDGQRSALIENGPGTKAAFRYHLAIPAGGEQVLHLRLTVANEAAEPAVALGEDFDRVLEARRAEADAFFADLTPPGLDADAKRVLRQAYAGLLWSKQFYHYAVGDWLHGDPAQPAPPQSRQGGRNTEWGHLYNRDVISMPDKWEYPWYAAWDLAFHMIPLARVDPYFPKEQLQLFLREWYMHPNGQIPAYEFAMGDVNPPVHAWSVWRVYKMTGDKGSRDRVFLARCFHKLLLNFTWWVNRKDTAGRNLFSGGFLGLDNIGVFDRSKPLPTGGYLEQADGTAWMAFFCATMLSMALELASGDPAYEDVASKFFEHFVAIANAMNHLGGNGLWDEEDGFYYDQLHTDGAGRPLKVRSLVGLLPIITVEVLEASAIERLPGFARRMQWFLDNRSDLAGNISYMCSHDAPDDGRHGHRLLAIPSRDRLGRVLARMLDEKEFLSPWGIRSVSKVHEHEPYVLSLGGEEHRVTYVPGESDTGLFGGNSNWRGPVWFPINYLLVEALERYHHFYGDSFQVECPTGSGIVMNLEQVARELARRLGSIFLADQSGRRPCHGDDARYQSDPHWKDLVLFHEYFHGETGRGLGASHQTGWTALVTRCLERTVK; the protein is encoded by the coding sequence TTGCAGACCCAGAAAACCAGGAGCGATTCCAACGACACCGGCAAGGGCGCCCGCCGCGCCTCGCGAGGTGACGGGAAGGCAAGCGTCTCGCCGAAATCGGCGCCGAAAGCCGAAGCGGAACGAGCTCGCCTCGCCGACGATGCGGCACGAACACGCAACTGGAAACGCTGGGGTCCCTACCTTTCCGAACGCCAGTGGGGAACCGTGCGCGAGGACTATTCGCCGTGGGGTTCCTGCTGGGACTATTTCCCGCATGACCACGCACGCTCGCGTGCCTATCGCTGGGGTGAGGACGGATTGCTCGGCATCAGCGACCGCGAGGGACGGCTGTGCTTCGCGCTGGCGCTGTGGAACGGCAACGATCCGATTCTCAAAGAAAGGCTCTTCGGGCTCACCGGTCCCGAAGGCAATCACGGCGAAGACGTCAAGGAATGTTACTACTACCTCGACTCGACGCCGACGCACTCGTTCCTCGAGGCTCTGTACAAGTATCCGCAGGCCGCGTTTCCGTACGGCCGGCTGGTCGAAGAGAACCGGCGGCGTGGCAAGAACGACGGCGAGTTCGAGCTGGCCGACACCGGCGTATTCGACGAACATCGCTACTTCGACGTGCGCGTCGAGTACGCCAAGGCGTCCCCGGATGACATCGCGATCCGTGTGACGATCGCCAATCGCGGCCCGGAGCCGGCAACGATCGACGTGCTGCCGTCGCTGTGGTTCCGCAACACCTGGTCGTGGGGACGCCACGGCGAAGGCTACTGGCCCAAACCGGCGATCGAGCGCGAAGACGGCCGCTTCGTTGCCGAACACGCGAGCCTCGGCCGCTTCGTGCTGCAGGGCGCGCCGGTCGCCGGCAAGGCGCCCGAGTTGCTTCTGACGGACAACGAGACCAATTCCCAAAAATTGTTCGGGTCGCCCGGCCCCGCTCACGCCAAAGATGCGTTCCACGACTACGTGATCGATGGGCAGCGCTCCGCGCTGATCGAGAATGGACCGGGAACCAAGGCGGCTTTTCGCTACCACCTCGCCATCCCCGCAGGCGGCGAGCAGGTGCTGCACCTGAGACTGACAGTCGCCAACGAAGCTGCCGAGCCGGCGGTCGCGCTCGGTGAAGACTTCGACCGCGTGCTCGAGGCGCGGCGCGCCGAGGCCGATGCGTTCTTCGCCGACCTGACGCCGCCGGGCCTCGATGCCGATGCGAAGCGCGTGCTGCGCCAGGCATACGCGGGACTGCTCTGGTCGAAACAATTCTACCATTACGCAGTCGGCGACTGGCTCCACGGCGATCCCGCGCAGCCTGCACCGCCGCAGTCCAGGCAAGGCGGCCGTAACACGGAGTGGGGCCATCTCTACAACCGCGACGTGATCTCGATGCCCGACAAGTGGGAATACCCGTGGTACGCGGCCTGGGATCTCGCGTTCCACATGATCCCGCTCGCGCGAGTCGACCCGTACTTTCCAAAGGAGCAGCTCCAGCTCTTCCTGCGCGAATGGTACATGCATCCGAACGGCCAGATCCCCGCCTACGAGTTCGCGATGGGCGACGTCAATCCGCCCGTCCACGCGTGGAGCGTGTGGCGCGTCTACAAGATGACCGGCGACAAGGGCAGCCGCGACCGCGTCTTCCTCGCGCGCTGCTTCCACAAGCTGCTGCTGAACTTCACGTGGTGGGTCAACCGCAAGGACACGGCGGGACGCAACCTGTTCTCGGGCGGATTCCTCGGCCTCGACAACATCGGCGTCTTCGATCGTTCGAAACCGCTGCCCACCGGCGGCTATCTCGAGCAGGCCGACGGCACGGCCTGGATGGCGTTCTTCTGCGCGACGATGCTGTCGATGGCTCTCGAGCTGGCGTCCGGCGATCCGGCGTACGAGGATGTCGCGAGCAAGTTCTTCGAGCATTTCGTCGCGATCGCCAACGCGATGAACCACCTCGGCGGCAACGGCCTGTGGGACGAGGAGGACGGCTTCTACTACGACCAGCTCCACACCGACGGCGCTGGCAGGCCGCTGAAGGTTCGCTCACTGGTCGGCCTGCTGCCGATCATTACCGTCGAAGTGCTCGAAGCCTCGGCGATCGAGCGTCTGCCTGGCTTCGCGCGGCGCATGCAATGGTTCCTCGACAATCGCAGCGACCTGGCCGGCAACATTTCGTACATGTGCTCGCACGACGCGCCCGACGACGGCCGTCACGGTCACCGGCTGCTGGCCATTCCGTCACGGGATCGACTGGGCCGCGTGCTCGCGCGCATGCTGGATGAGAAGGAGTTCCTCTCGCCCTGGGGAATCCGCTCCGTTTCCAAGGTGCACGAGCACGAGCCGTACGTGTTGTCCCTCGGCGGGGAAGAACACCGCGTGACGTACGTGCCGGGCGAGTCCGACACCGGGCTGTTCGGCGGCAACTCGAACTGGCGCGGGCCGGTTTGGTTTCCGATCAACTACCTGCTGGTCGAAGCGCTGGAGCGCTATCACCATTTCTACGGCGACTCCTTCCAGGTCGAATGTCCGACCGGCTCCGGAATCGTGATGAACCTCGAGCAGGTCGCGCGCGAGCTCGCGCGCCGTCTCGGGTCGATTTTCCTCGCCGACCAGAGCGGACGACGACCCTGCCATGGCGACGACGCGCGCTATCAAAGCGATCCGCACTGGAAAGACCTCGTGCTCTTCCACGAATACTTCCACGGCGAGACTGGACGCGGGCTCGGCGCCAGCCACCAGACAGGCTGGACGGCGCTCGTCACGCGCTGCCTCGAGCGCACCGTGAAATAG
- a CDS encoding aquaporin → MLRQPDYGAYWIEAAGLGVFMLSACVFATLLEDPSSLLRMAAGRSLSDPFLRRCLMGAAMGATALAIFYSPWAKRSGAHINPAVTLTFWRLGRIGTADGLAYAFAQLAGGTLGVVAGAALAGPGIASPFVHYAVTVPGPAGPGAALLGETGICFAMMSAVLVCSSSARLQPFGGLACATLLAFFIVFESPLSGTSLNPARTLASAVVAGTWTGAWIYFVAPPLGMLAAAELHLRMMRPRDSSPAERTAETPSPNVFAPQTCD, encoded by the coding sequence ATGCTGCGACAACCCGACTATGGTGCGTACTGGATCGAAGCAGCCGGTCTCGGCGTCTTCATGCTGTCCGCCTGCGTCTTCGCAACGCTGCTGGAAGATCCTTCGTCGCTGCTTCGCATGGCAGCCGGCCGCTCTCTTTCCGACCCGTTCCTTCGCCGCTGCCTGATGGGCGCGGCGATGGGCGCAACGGCGCTGGCGATCTTCTATTCGCCGTGGGCGAAACGCTCGGGCGCACACATCAATCCCGCAGTGACGCTGACCTTCTGGAGGCTCGGACGCATCGGCACCGCGGATGGGCTTGCGTACGCCTTCGCCCAGCTCGCGGGTGGAACGCTCGGCGTGGTGGCGGGTGCGGCTCTTGCAGGGCCGGGCATTGCCAGTCCTTTCGTCCACTATGCTGTCACGGTCCCCGGCCCCGCAGGACCCGGCGCCGCGTTGCTGGGCGAGACAGGGATCTGCTTCGCGATGATGAGCGCCGTGCTCGTCTGCTCGTCGTCGGCGCGGCTGCAGCCTTTCGGCGGCCTTGCCTGCGCGACGCTGCTCGCGTTCTTCATCGTCTTCGAATCGCCGCTGTCGGGCACCAGCCTGAATCCGGCCCGCACGCTGGCCTCTGCCGTCGTGGCGGGCACCTGGACCGGCGCCTGGATTTACTTCGTCGCGCCGCCGCTCGGGATGCTTGCTGCCGCGGAGCTTCACCTCCGGATGATGCGCCCGCGCGACTCGTCCCCCGCCGAGCGCACTGCTGAAACGCCATCACCGAACGTGTTCGCACCTCAAACTTGCGACTGA
- a CDS encoding GMC family oxidoreductase, which yields MSPVLHRTSEACESTHYDVIIIGSGAGGGTLAWRLAPSGKRILLIERGTWIPREKQNWDSQSVILDGRYNCGEHWLDKDGGRFEPGTHYAVGGNTKFYGAALIRMREADFGEVRHVDGVSPAWPIAYGDLESYYTRAEHLYHVHGLRGADPTEPPASAPYLHPPISSEPRIHEIREGMERLGHRPFPMPVGIQLDEANPRASACIRCNTCDGFPCLVRAKADAQVICVEPALEHENVRLLDRARVVRLETSVSGREVTGVIVERDGHEETYRAGIVVSSCGAINSAALMLRSASDRHPAGLANRSGMVGRNYMSHVNSVFLAVSRHRHDTRFHKTIGLNDFYHAGEGREFPLGHISLMGSFDANTLRAGAPRLAPTMTLEKMAEHAVPFWMTTEDLPDPNNRVTVDGRGSVTLSYTANNEKAHARLGVELKRILSAIEFEEHLIPLQVYIPGRIPLAGVAHQNGTMRFGTDPYRSVLNLNCRAHDLDNLYVVDGSFFPSSSAVNPALTIMANALRVGDHLLDRLG from the coding sequence ATGAGTCCCGTCCTGCACCGAACTTCCGAAGCCTGCGAATCGACCCACTACGACGTCATCATCATCGGCAGCGGCGCCGGCGGCGGCACACTCGCATGGCGACTGGCGCCGTCGGGCAAGCGCATCCTGTTGATCGAGCGCGGCACCTGGATTCCGCGAGAGAAACAGAACTGGGACTCGCAGTCCGTGATCCTCGACGGTCGCTACAACTGCGGCGAGCACTGGCTCGACAAGGACGGCGGCCGGTTCGAGCCGGGTACGCACTACGCGGTCGGCGGCAATACGAAGTTCTACGGCGCGGCGCTGATTCGCATGCGGGAGGCCGATTTCGGCGAAGTGCGCCACGTCGACGGTGTGTCGCCGGCGTGGCCGATCGCCTATGGCGATCTCGAGAGCTACTACACGCGCGCCGAGCATCTCTACCACGTGCACGGCCTGCGCGGCGCCGATCCAACCGAGCCGCCGGCCAGCGCGCCGTATCTCCATCCGCCGATCTCGAGCGAGCCGCGCATCCACGAGATCCGCGAAGGCATGGAACGGCTCGGCCACCGGCCGTTCCCGATGCCGGTCGGCATCCAGCTCGACGAAGCGAACCCGCGCGCCAGCGCCTGCATCCGTTGCAACACCTGCGATGGCTTTCCCTGCCTGGTGCGCGCCAAGGCCGACGCGCAGGTGATCTGCGTGGAGCCCGCACTCGAGCACGAAAACGTCAGGCTGCTCGACCGCGCGCGCGTGGTCCGGCTCGAAACTTCGGTATCGGGCAGGGAAGTGACCGGCGTCATCGTCGAGCGCGACGGCCATGAGGAAACCTACCGTGCCGGCATCGTCGTGTCGTCGTGCGGCGCGATCAATTCGGCGGCGCTGATGCTGCGCTCGGCGAGCGACCGGCATCCGGCGGGGCTCGCGAACCGCTCCGGCATGGTCGGCCGCAACTACATGTCGCACGTGAACTCGGTGTTTCTCGCGGTGTCGCGGCACCGCCACGACACGCGCTTCCACAAGACGATCGGGCTCAACGACTTCTACCATGCCGGCGAAGGACGCGAGTTTCCGCTCGGCCACATCTCGCTGATGGGATCCTTCGACGCGAACACGCTCAGGGCCGGAGCGCCGCGCCTGGCGCCGACGATGACGCTCGAAAAAATGGCGGAACATGCCGTCCCGTTCTGGATGACGACAGAGGATCTTCCCGACCCGAACAACAGGGTCACCGTCGACGGCCGCGGCAGCGTGACGCTGTCGTACACGGCCAACAACGAGAAGGCCCACGCGCGGCTCGGCGTGGAGCTGAAGCGCATTCTCTCCGCGATCGAGTTCGAAGAGCACCTGATCCCGCTGCAAGTCTACATCCCCGGCCGAATTCCGCTCGCCGGCGTCGCGCACCAGAACGGGACGATGCGGTTCGGCACCGATCCGTACAGGTCCGTGCTCAACCTGAACTGCCGCGCCCACGACCTCGACAACCTGTATGTCGTCGACGGCAGCTTCTTCC